CCCGACAGCGTTGTCATCGAGGCAGCGGCGGGTAGGCAGATGGAAGGCTTTCTCGACGTCAGTCACTTTGCTTTCGTCCACAGAGAGAGCTTCGGCGAGCCGGACAACCCTGTGGTTCCTGACTACAAAGTAACGAAGACTGCGGGTGGCTTCGTCGCCGATTACATCAGCTCGGTCAGCAACTACTCCCATCCCTACAAGCACCTCAATCCGCCGGGCTTTCAGTGGCACCGGCGCTTCGAGGTCTACCTGCCGTTTACGGCGAAGCTGACGGTTACGTTTCCCGGAGGCGGCCGGCTCCACATCATGAACGCGGCGTCGCCGGTTTCGGCCCGCAAGACGCGGTTGTTCGTGCCCATCTGCCGCAACTTCGATAAGGACTCCCCCATCGAAGAGACGCTCGACTTCAACTACCAGGTCTTCGCGGAGGATATCGCGATTGTGGAGCGTCAGTTCCCGGAGGACTTGCCCCTGAATCTTCAGGAGGAGGCGCACTTCCCGGCGGATCGCAGCTCGATCACTTACCGCAAGGGATTGGCCGCGCTGGGCCTGGGGAGAAGCTACACCGCGTAGAAGCACCTCCAGAGCGACACTGTATTTGTTGCCGTCGAACGATGCCCGGGAGCGGGTCCTTCGGCTATCGAAGACAATCGTCAGGCTTTGCACGGCGGAAATCGCGTACAGTCCCGCTATTGCGATAATGGGAGTATGTCCAAACCATTGCCCGCACTGATCTTCGACCTTGACGGCACCATACTGGATTCGAAGCCCGGTATCCTGAGCTGCCTGCGCGAGGCGCTCGACACGCATGGCGTGGACGCCCCTGGCCCGCTGGATCGCTTTGTCGGGCCTCCGGTGGAAGAGTGGGCGATCGAGCTGCTGCCGCATGGAAGTGAAGATGCACGCGCCGCCCTGGTCCGCGACTACCGTAGCTGTTACGACCGCGAAGGCTGGAAGGACGGTTCAGTCTATGAGGGGATTCGCGAGTTGCTGGATCAACTGCGCTCGGCGGGGTTCCCGTTGTACGTGTGTACCTCCAAGCAACATCGCTTTGCGGTGCGGATTCTGGATGCGTTCGAGCTAACCGGCCTGTTCGTCGCCATCTACGGCGACAGGGCCGAGTACGCGAGCCACAACAAAGTGGACCTGCTGGCCATGTTGCTGCGCGAGTGCAAAATTGGCGCTGACGCGGCCTGGATGATCGGCGACCGCATCTTCGATATCGATGCGGCTCGTGCGAACGGGGTCCGCTGTCTGGCCGCCGGATGGGGCTATGGTCCCGCAGAGGAGCTGGCTCTGGCCGACACCGTGGCCGCTACCCCGGCAGAGGTGCCAGATCTCCTTGCTCGGTGCAGCTTGTGAGCAGATGGTGATCTTGTAATGACAATCCGGCGAACCCGAAAGACGTAGACTAAAAGCATGTCTTCTCGATTGAGCAGCTCGGGTGTAAATGGCGGAATGCCGGTGGGGGATAAGCCTGTAAGCGGTACAGGGCGCGCCATCGGAGCCGATCTGACGGCGCAAAAAGGTAGACCTCAGTTAAAGAAGGTCTTGCCCGAGGTCTGGAAACTGATCCGGCCACGGATCTGGCTCATCAGCGGCAGCTTCCTGCTGATGATCGTGAACCGCCTGTGCAGCTTCGTGCTGCCGGTCTCGTCGCGGCCATTTATCAACGACGTGATGAAGCAGCACAAGATGGGCGAGCTGAAGTTCATCGTCCTCTCGGTGGCGACGGCCGTCTTCGTGCAGGCGCTCAGCTCCTACACGCTGACGCAGCTCCTCTCGACCGAGGGCCAAAGGCTAATCTCCGACCTGCGCAAGCAGGTGCAGAGCCACATCGGCCGTCTGCCCGTGGCGTTTTACGACGAGAACCGCACCGGAACGCTGGTCGCCCGCATCATGAGCGACGTGGAGGGCGTGCGCAATCTGGTCGGGACCGGGCTGCTGGACTTCGTCGGCGGCATCCTGACGGCGGTCATCGCCTTCGGCATCCTCATCCACATCAACCCACGCATGACGATGTTGACCTTCGGGATCTTGATGGTCTTCGGCCTGATCCTGCAGAAGGCCTTCCGGACGATCCGGCCGATCTTCCGCGAGCGCGCGAAGATCAACGCCGAGGTGACAGGGCGGCTCACCGAGTCGCTGGGCGGCGTGCGCGTGGTCAAGGGATATCACGCCGAGGAGAGCGAGGCGCGGGTCTTCGCGGGCGGCGTGGAGCGGCTGCTCCAGAACGTCATCAGCTCGCTGACGGCGCAGTCGCTGATGACGTTATCTTCGACGATGGTGCTGGGCGTGGTAGGCGGCCTGGTGATGTACCTGGGCGCGCACGAGAACGCCGCGGGCCGTCTGAACGAGGGCGGGTACGTCGAGTACACGATGCTGCTGGCGTTCATGATCGCGCCCATTGTGCAACTGGTGTCGATCGGGACGCAGCTAACCGAGGCCCTGGCAGGTCTTGACCGGACCTCCGAGATTCTGAACGAGAGCCTTGAGGACAGCGAGCCGGAGCGCACGCGAGAGCTGGCCTCGATCCAGGGCGACGTACGCTTCGACAACGTGGGCTTCGAGTACGAGGCAGGCAAGCCGGTGCTGCACGGCATCAGCTTCGAGTCGCGGCCGGGCACGGTGACGGCGCTGGTTGGCTCGTCCGGCTCAGGCAAGTCGACGATCATCTCGCTCATCTGCGCCTTCCACAGCGCGACCAGCGGCGCGATCCTGATCGACGGGGTGGACCTGGCGACAATCAAGCTCTCCAGCTACCGCAGCCAGCTCGGAGTGGTCTTGCAGGAGACCTTCCTCTTCGATGGCAGCGTGCGCGAGAACATCCTGTTCTCGCGGCCGGAGGCGACCGAGGCCGAGTGGCGCGAGGCCTGCCGGATCGCCCGTGTGGACGAGTTCGCCGAACGCTTCCCGGAGGGCTACGAGACCATCGTGGGCGAGCGTGGCGTGAAGCTCTCAGGCGGGCAGCGGCAGCGCATCTCCATCGCACGAGCGATCCTGGCCGACCCACGCATCCTGATCCTCGACGAGGCGACCAGTTCGCTGGATTCGGAGTCGGAGGCGATGATCCAGGACGGGCTGAACTTCCTGATGCAGGGCCGCACGACCTTCGTCATCGCGCACCGCCTGTCGACGATCCGCAAGGCCGACCAGATCCTGGTGATCGAGCAGGGTAGAATCCTCGAGCGCGGCACGCACGACTCTCTCTACGAGCTGCACGGCCGTTACTTTGACCTATACACCCGCCAGCACGGCGTAGAGCGAAACCTCTTCCTGGCTCCCGGCGAGGGCGACAAGATGGTCGAGGCAGCAGCGAAGTAGAAACTGATGCCTCGACTGCGTCGCAGATCCTTCCACTGGCCTTACACAGCCTCCAACTGCGTGAGCAGGAAGGCGTAGTCGAAGGCGATCTCCTTCAGATAGTCGTAGCGGCCGCTGGCTCCGCCGTGGCCTGCCTCCATGTTGATGTGCAGCAGCAGCGGAGTCTCGTTCTGCTTCAGCGTGCGCAGCTTGGCCACGTACTTGGCGGGCTCCCAGTACATCACCTGTGAGTCGTTGAGGCTGGTCTTGACCAACATGGCTGGCACAGGTGCTCCGGCCAGCGCATCCAGGTTCTCGTATGGCGAGTAGGAGAGCATGTAGGCAAAGGCCCCTGGCTCGTTGGGGTTGCCCCACTCCTCGTACTCGGCCACCGTCAGGGGCAGCGACGCATCGAGCATCGTGTTCATCACATCCACAAAGGGGACATGCGAGAGGACGACACGGAAGAGCTGCGGCCGTCTGGTCTGGGCGGCGATGTTGACGACCGCGCCCATCAGCAATCCACCTGCGCTGCCGCCTTCGATGGCGACCCGCGCGGGATCGCCGTAGCCCTGTTGGACGAGGTGCTCTGTGGCCGTGATGAAGTCAGTGAAGGTATTGCGCTTGTGGCTCATCTTCCCGGCGTCGTGCCAGGGGTCGCCCAGCTCGCCGCCGCCGCGGATGTGCGCGTAGGCGAGCACCAGCCCGCGGTCGAGCAGCGAGAGCCGCGACCCGCTAAAGCCAACTGGCAGCGCATAGCCGTAAGACCCGTATCCATAGACGTAGAGCGGGTTAGTGGAGTCCTTGTGGAACCGGTCGCGGCGATAGACGAGCGAGATGGGAATCTGGGTTCCGTCTTCGGCGGGTACCCACAGCCGCTCGGAGGCGTAGCGGCTGGAGTCGAAGCCGCCGGGCACCTCCTGCTGCTTCAGCAGGCGAGAGCTGCCGGTGGCCAGGTCGTACTCGTAGACCGAGGCGGGCGAGACCAGCGAGGTGTAGCCGTAGCGGAAGAGGCGCGTATCGAACTCGCGGTTGACGTGGGCCTGGGCGGTGTACGTCGGCTCGGGGAAGGCGATGGCGCGGGGATTCTCGAGGCCCGCGTCGGCCAGATCATAGACCGTAAGGGTGGGCAGGCCGCGCTCGCGCTCGGAGAGAACGAGGAAGCTCTGGAAGAGGTCGAAGTCCTCAAGCGGAAGCTGTTGCTGGCTCTCGTAGAGCGGCTGCCAGTACTCGCGGCCTGGCGTGGCGACCGGCGCGGTGACTAGCCGGAAGTGCTCGACGGTATCGTTGGTGCGCAGGTAGAAGAGGCCGTCGCGGTGGTCGGGGTGGTACTCCTGGTCGTCGACGCGGGGAGCGATCAGGGTGAACTCTGCTGTGGGGGCTGCGGCGGGCAGGAAGCGGTACTCATTGGTGGTGTGGGAGCCGCACTCGAGCATCAGGTACCGGCGGTCGCTCGTCAGGCCGATGCCGATGTTGAAGCGCTCGTCGGGCTCCTCGAAGACCAGCACGGACGCGCCGCCGAGCGTGTGGCGGAAGAGCTGGTTCTGGCGCTTGGTGGTCTCGTCCTCGGTGGTGTAGAAGAGAGTCTCGGAGTCGGTGGCCCAGGCTACGGAACCCACGCGCACGGCAGTATCGGGCAGGTCAGCGCCTGTGCCCAGGTCGCGGACGTGCAGGGTGTACTGGCGGAAGCCGGTGTTGTCGGTGGTGTAGGCGAGCAGCCGTCCGCTGGGGCTGACGGCCATCCCGCCGACGGCCATGAAGGCCTGACCTTCGGCCAGCAGGTTCACGTCGAGCAGGATCTCTTCCAGGGCGTCCGGAGCATTGGCGCGGCGGCAGTAGATGGGGTACTGCTTGCCCTCGAGGGTGCGGGTCCAGTACAGGAAGCCGCGGTCGGGATAGGGCACCGACTCGTCGGTCTCCTTGATGTGCGAGAGCATCTCGGCGTAGAGCGTGGCCTGTAGCTCGCGGGTCGGCTCCATGACCGCGTCGGTGTAGCGGTTTTCGGCCTCGAGATAGGCCAGCACTTCGGCGGAGGACTTATCGCGTAGCCAGGCGTAGTCGTCCTGCATGGTGGTGCCGTGCAGGGTTGTGGTCTTGGACTCGCGGCGGGCTACGGGGGGCTGAATCGGTAGTGTCATCTCTCGGGCTGCTCCAGATTCGAGGATACAAGCTAAAGCGCGACGGCGTTGATGCCCCGAACAGAGTTGCAGATGTAGATGGCGTCGGCTGCGTGGAGGTCGTCAAGGGTGAGGACGCGTTCCTCTGCATTGGCGCGGGTTTCGAGCAGGTGGCGTCGATAGACACCGGGCAGGACGCCGGAGGCAAGGGGCGGCGTCAGAAGTTTGCCGCCGATGCTGAGGAAGAGGTTGCTGATGGCTCCCTCGGTCAGCTCGCCGCGCTCGTTCAGGAAGAGCACCTCGTCGAAGCCCTCGGCGACGGCTTGCCGGTACTGCTCGTCGTAGAGGGTGCGGCGAGTGGTCTTGTGGCGAAGGAAGCGGTCCTGCGAGTGAGTGCGCTGGCTGGCGATGCGGAT
This is a stretch of genomic DNA from Granulicella sp. WH15. It encodes these proteins:
- a CDS encoding ABC transporter ATP-binding protein; the protein is MSSRLSSSGVNGGMPVGDKPVSGTGRAIGADLTAQKGRPQLKKVLPEVWKLIRPRIWLISGSFLLMIVNRLCSFVLPVSSRPFINDVMKQHKMGELKFIVLSVATAVFVQALSSYTLTQLLSTEGQRLISDLRKQVQSHIGRLPVAFYDENRTGTLVARIMSDVEGVRNLVGTGLLDFVGGILTAVIAFGILIHINPRMTMLTFGILMVFGLILQKAFRTIRPIFRERAKINAEVTGRLTESLGGVRVVKGYHAEESEARVFAGGVERLLQNVISSLTAQSLMTLSSTMVLGVVGGLVMYLGAHENAAGRLNEGGYVEYTMLLAFMIAPIVQLVSIGTQLTEALAGLDRTSEILNESLEDSEPERTRELASIQGDVRFDNVGFEYEAGKPVLHGISFESRPGTVTALVGSSGSGKSTIISLICAFHSATSGAILIDGVDLATIKLSSYRSQLGVVLQETFLFDGSVRENILFSRPEATEAEWREACRIARVDEFAERFPEGYETIVGERGVKLSGGQRQRISIARAILADPRILILDEATSSLDSESEAMIQDGLNFLMQGRTTFVIAHRLSTIRKADQILVIEQGRILERGTHDSLYELHGRYFDLYTRQHGVERNLFLAPGEGDKMVEAAAK
- a CDS encoding HAD hydrolase-like protein gives rise to the protein MSKPLPALIFDLDGTILDSKPGILSCLREALDTHGVDAPGPLDRFVGPPVEEWAIELLPHGSEDARAALVRDYRSCYDREGWKDGSVYEGIRELLDQLRSAGFPLYVCTSKQHRFAVRILDAFELTGLFVAIYGDRAEYASHNKVDLLAMLLRECKIGADAAWMIGDRIFDIDAARANGVRCLAAGWGYGPAEELALADTVAATPAEVPDLLARCSL
- a CDS encoding S9 family peptidase, translating into MTLPIQPPVARRESKTTTLHGTTMQDDYAWLRDKSSAEVLAYLEAENRYTDAVMEPTRELQATLYAEMLSHIKETDESVPYPDRGFLYWTRTLEGKQYPIYCRRANAPDALEEILLDVNLLAEGQAFMAVGGMAVSPSGRLLAYTTDNTGFRQYTLHVRDLGTGADLPDTAVRVGSVAWATDSETLFYTTEDETTKRQNQLFRHTLGGASVLVFEEPDERFNIGIGLTSDRRYLMLECGSHTTNEYRFLPAAAPTAEFTLIAPRVDDQEYHPDHRDGLFYLRTNDTVEHFRLVTAPVATPGREYWQPLYESQQQLPLEDFDLFQSFLVLSERERGLPTLTVYDLADAGLENPRAIAFPEPTYTAQAHVNREFDTRLFRYGYTSLVSPASVYEYDLATGSSRLLKQQEVPGGFDSSRYASERLWVPAEDGTQIPISLVYRRDRFHKDSTNPLYVYGYGSYGYALPVGFSGSRLSLLDRGLVLAYAHIRGGGELGDPWHDAGKMSHKRNTFTDFITATEHLVQQGYGDPARVAIEGGSAGGLLMGAVVNIAAQTRRPQLFRVVLSHVPFVDVMNTMLDASLPLTVAEYEEWGNPNEPGAFAYMLSYSPYENLDALAGAPVPAMLVKTSLNDSQVMYWEPAKYVAKLRTLKQNETPLLLHINMEAGHGGASGRYDYLKEIAFDYAFLLTQLEAV
- a CDS encoding aromatic ring-hydroxylating dioxygenase subunit alpha — protein: MPRGCTFTEADWQALAPFWYPVAFSHEVTGKPYAARLLDERVVVYRLSDGSVAAARDICYHRGVPLSLGHVEDDEIICKYHGLRYDREGRCTCIPAHPGGAISPRLRLDMYQAQERYGLVWVRLVDNGPLPLPEMKEWDDPEYLQVLPDSVVIEAAAGRQMEGFLDVSHFAFVHRESFGEPDNPVVPDYKVTKTAGGFVADYISSVSNYSHPYKHLNPPGFQWHRRFEVYLPFTAKLTVTFPGGGRLHIMNAASPVSARKTRLFVPICRNFDKDSPIEETLDFNYQVFAEDIAIVERQFPEDLPLNLQEEAHFPADRSSITYRKGLAALGLGRSYTA